The following is a genomic window from Deltaproteobacteria bacterium.
TACGAGAAAAAGCATGGGATTACAGTAGGGGCGCGCGACAAGGCTGCCCGGCAGGCCTCCAATGGAAAGAGACGGAAAGAAAGAATGGATGAACGACATGTATCGAAGATTGCCACTGAACTGGGGCTGGCGGCACGGCAAGTTCAAGCAACAGCGGAGCTTATTATTGAAGGGGCTGCCGTCCCGTTCATTGCCCGCTACCGGAAAGAGGCCACGGGCTCTCTGGATGAAGTGCAGATCACGGCCATCCGCGACCGCCTGGACCAGTTGGCCGAGCTGGACAAACGCCGGGATGCTATTCTCAAATCCCTCCAGGAGCGGGAGCTCCTCACCGATGATTTAAAGGAAAAGATTCTAACTGCGGAGACTTTGTCGGTCCTGGAAGATATCTACCTTCCCTTCCGGCCGAAACGCCGCACCCGGGCCACGGTGGCCAGGGAAAGGGGACTGGAGCCCCTGGCCCACATCCTTTACGCCCAGGAAGAAAAGGATCCCGCGACGGAAGCCGCCCCCTTTATCGATCCGGAAAAGTCCATATCCTCCGTGGAAGAGGCCCTCGCCGGGGCGCGGGACATTATCGCCGAGTGGATCAGCGAAGACCAGGCGGCCCGGGCTGCGCTGCGGGTCCTTTTTGCTTCCCGCGGGGTCTTGCGCACGAAGGTAAGCATCGGCAAAGAGGCGGAAGGAAATAAGTACCGGGATTATTTTGAGTGGGAAGAGCCGGTACCCCAGGCCCCTTCCCACAGAATCCTGGCCATGCGCCGCGGGGAAAAGGAAGGTTTCCTGAACCTTACCGTATTGCCGCCGGAACCCGAAACCCTGTCCATCCTCGAGTGCCTCTTCGTCAAAGGGAATAACGCCTGTTCCGACCAGGTTCACCTGGCCATGCGGGACAGCTACACCCGACTCCTCTCCCCTTCCATGGAAACGGAAATCCGCCTGGATACGAAGAAGCGCGCCGATGAGGAAGCCATCCGGATTTTCGCGGGCAATCTCCGCCAGCTTTTAATGGCTCCCCCGCTTGGCCAGAAGAACGTCCTGGCTATCGACCCCGGTCTGCGAACGGGGTGCAAAACCGTCTGCCTTGACCGGCAGGGAAAGCTTCTGCACAACGAAACGATTTTCCCCCTGCTCAGCGAAAAAGGAAGGGAGGAATCCGCCCGAAGGGTTTTAGAACTCTGCGGGGAGTTTCAGATCGAGGCTGTCGCTGTAGGCAACGGCACAGGCGGAAGGGAGACCGAAGCCTTCATCCGCAGCCTGCCGCTCCCCGGCGGGATCCCGGTAATCTTGGTCAACGAGAGCGGCGCCTCGGTCTATTCCGCTTCCAAAGCTGCCCGGGAAGAGTTTCCGGATCACGACGTAACCGTGCGCGGCGCCATCTCCATCGGGCGGCGGCTCATGGACCCGCTGGCTGAACTCGTGAAGATCGACCCCAAATCGATCGGGGTGGGCCAGTACCAGCACGACGTGGACCAGCCCGCCCTCAAGCGCAGCCTGGATGACGTAGTCGCAAGCTGCGTCAACGCCGTGGGGGTGGAGGTGAACACGGCCAGCGCCCAGCTCCTAACTTACGTCTCCGGCCTGGGCCCGCAGCTCGCCGCCAACATCCTTGTTTATCGCAACGAGAACGGCCCCTTCTCTTCCCGGGAGGATTTGAAAAAGGTGCCGCGCCTCGGCCCCAAAGCCTTTGAGCAGGCTGCCGGTTTCCTGCGCATCCGCGGAGGAAAAAATCCCTTGGACGCCGGCGCCGTCCACCCGGAAAGCTATCCGGTGGTGCAGGCCATGGCCGCGGACCTGGGCTGTACCGTGGAAGATCTAATGTGTGATGAGATGCTCCGCAAGCAGATCGATCCTTCCAGGTATGTGACGGAGAAGACGGGCCTGCCGACCCTGAACGACATCTTGAAGGAGCTGGCCAAGCCGGGGCGTGACCCGCGGCAGGAATTCGAGAGCTTCCGCTTCGCCGAAGGGATTGAGAAGATAGAGGACCTCAAACCGGGCATGAAACTGGACGGGATCGTCACCAACGTGACCGCCTTCGGGGCCTTTGTGGACATCGGTGTGCACCAGGACGGGCTGGTCCATGTAAGCCAGCTTTCCGACCATTTCGTAAAAGATCCAAATCAGGTAGTCAAAGTCCAGCAGAAGATCAAGGTCACCGTCCTCTCCGTCGACCTGGAGAGGAAGCGGATTTCCCTTTCCCTGAAAAAAAAGCCGGGGAAAAAGGAGGGGGAATCCAGGCCGGGGGAAAAAGCTCCCATGGGGAAACCCTCCGCCGCCAAGAAAAAAGGAGAGAACGGGCCTTTTAATAACCCCTTTGCCAAGGTCTTTCGGCGGGAAGAATAAACGGAGGACACTGCGGCTTTTTACATAATTATCGTTTCCAGGCATGGTATGAGGAGCTCATCGATCGCACATTGCTTGATTTTGCCTGATGGTGTTAGTAAACCCTAACGCTGCAACCAGGCAACTTAATCCATGCCCCCGGCGGAATACACCAGAGGGAATTCGGTTGTTCTCCTCAAATGTTCAGCAGCAGGTTC
Proteins encoded in this region:
- a CDS encoding Tex family protein, encoding MDERHVSKIATELGLAARQVQATAELIIEGAAVPFIARYRKEATGSLDEVQITAIRDRLDQLAELDKRRDAILKSLQERELLTDDLKEKILTAETLSVLEDIYLPFRPKRRTRATVARERGLEPLAHILYAQEEKDPATEAAPFIDPEKSISSVEEALAGARDIIAEWISEDQAARAALRVLFASRGVLRTKVSIGKEAEGNKYRDYFEWEEPVPQAPSHRILAMRRGEKEGFLNLTVLPPEPETLSILECLFVKGNNACSDQVHLAMRDSYTRLLSPSMETEIRLDTKKRADEEAIRIFAGNLRQLLMAPPLGQKNVLAIDPGLRTGCKTVCLDRQGKLLHNETIFPLLSEKGREESARRVLELCGEFQIEAVAVGNGTGGRETEAFIRSLPLPGGIPVILVNESGASVYSASKAAREEFPDHDVTVRGAISIGRRLMDPLAELVKIDPKSIGVGQYQHDVDQPALKRSLDDVVASCVNAVGVEVNTASAQLLTYVSGLGPQLAANILVYRNENGPFSSREDLKKVPRLGPKAFEQAAGFLRIRGGKNPLDAGAVHPESYPVVQAMAADLGCTVEDLMCDEMLRKQIDPSRYVTEKTGLPTLNDILKELAKPGRDPRQEFESFRFAEGIEKIEDLKPGMKLDGIVTNVTAFGAFVDIGVHQDGLVHVSQLSDHFVKDPNQVVKVQQKIKVTVLSVDLERKRISLSLKKKPGKKEGESRPGEKAPMGKPSAAKKKGENGPFNNPFAKVFRREE